In the Colletotrichum lupini chromosome 1, complete sequence genome, one interval contains:
- a CDS encoding DNA-directed RNA polymerase III subunit RPC2: MQDDGFEALLEPFYNGKKLTDPISTKEDKFQLLPAFLKVKGLVKQHIDSYNFFVENEIKEIVRANRIVRSDVNSSFWLEFTDIRVERPSRVDFNDIRAQNEVTPMECRLRDMTYAAPIMVDIAYIRDKSKIVRKNVPLGRLPVMLKSSICRLGGANNAEMSRMNECPLDPGGYFIINGTEKVILIQEQLSKNRVIVEADEKNSVITASVTSSTHERKSKTYVTLKKDRILLTANILVEGIPIVIILKALGGLSDYEIMQLVAGDNGKYQDEFLIQFEEATKVGVYTQQQALEYIGARVKMGKSRVPFAAQVRRNHVEEALDALANLIIAHVPIEGLDFYPKAVYVAFMTRRVLMAQADPSLVDDRDFVGNKRLELAGQLLSLLFEDLFKQFCGNVKSSIDKVLKKDNRAVPLDAVNMISNHANMIGQGINRAIQTGNWTVKRFNMNRAGVTHVLSRLSYISALGMMTRISSQFEKTRKVSGPRALQPSQWGMLCTSDTPEGEACGLVKNLALMTHITTNVEEAPVKRWVFTLDAGVEPIRNFSGGEMHRETSYVIHINGTPFALTRYPKRFAGKFRTMRRRGWISPFVSIHINNHFNAVHIATDEGRICRPYIIVKNGKPKLKEEHLRLLQLGKATFDDFLTHGIVEYLDVNEENDTLVALYEKDVTPLTTHMEIEPFTVLGAVAGLIPFPHHNQSPRNTYQCAMGKQAIGAIAYNQFNRIDTLLYTLVYPQRPMVISKTIQLVNYDKLPAGQNATVIVMSYSGYDIEDALVLNKASCDRGFGRCQVFRKYTAELQKYPNGRRERIGDPVNDENGRTTKHEALDDDGLAIVGYKVNSGEVMIKKETPLDTGSTGIGMDRGPSEFRDSSISYRIADPAYIDKVMVSHTERETMVVKVQTRQTRRPELGDKFSSRHGQKGVVGIIVDQEDLPFSDTGLVPDIIMNPHGFPSRMTVGKLLECLTGKASVLDGRKDYGFGDAFRSHPLEQMSAALVDHGFSWEGKDYFTSGITGEPLEAYIFNGPIYYQRLKHMVQDKMHSRSRGPRAILTRQPTEGRSRDGGLRLGEMERDCLIAYGASQLLLERLMISSDGTQIDICQQCGLFGYKGYCHTCKSTREVTQMTMPYAAKLLVQELISMNVGVRLQLADEFPHPR; this comes from the exons ATGCAGGACGACGGCTTCGAGGCTCTTTTGGAGCCCTTTTACAACGGAAAGAAGCTGACGGATCCTATCTCGACCAAGGAGGATAAATTTCAGCTCTTACCCGCCTTTCTCAAGGTGAAGGGTCTCGTCAAGCAGCACATTGACTCGTACAATTTCTTTGTCGAAAATGAGATCAAGGAAATTGTCCGCGCCAACCGCATTGTTCGAAGCGATGTGAATAGTTCATTCTGGCTCGA GTTCACTGATATCAGAGTTGAGCGGCCCAGTCGCGTCGACTTCAACGATATCAGAGCCCAGAATGAGGTTACACCAATGGAGTGTCGTTTGCGCGACATGACCTACGCTGCACCCATCATGGTCGACATCGCCTACATTCGCGACAAGTCCAAGATTGTTCGGAAGAATGTCCCCCTCGGACGTCTTCCCGTCATGTTGAAGAGTTCCATCTGCAGACTTGGTGGGGCCAACAACGCAGAGATGTCGCGCATGAATGAGTGTCCTCTTGATCCCGGTGGCTACTTCATCATCAATGGCACGGAGAAGGTCATTCTCATTCAGGAACAGCTGAGCAAGAACCGTGTCATTGTTGAAGCCGACGAGAAAAACAGCGTCATCACAGCATCAGTCACCAGTTCGACTCACGAACGCAAGTCCAAGACGTATGTGACGCTCAAGAAGGACCGGATTCTTCTCACTGCCAACATTTTGGTGGAAGGCATCCCCATTGTCATCATCCTGAAGGCGCTCGGGGGCCTGTCAGACTACGAAATCATGCAACTCGTTGCCGGCGACAACGGAAAATATCAAGACGAGTTCCTCATTCAATTTGAGGAAGCAACCAAGGTTGGCGTCTATACGCAACAGCAAGCCTTGGAGTATATCGGCGCCAGAGTAAAGATGGGCAAAAGTAGGGTCCCCTTCGCCGCGCAAGTCCGAAGAAACCACGTCGAAGAAGCTCTCGACGCCTTGGCGAACCTCATCATCGCCCACGTCCCCATTGAGGGCCTGGACTTCTATCCCAAGGCTGTCTATGTGGCTTTTATGACGCGACGTGTCTTGATGGCGCAAGCCGACCCAAGTCTCGTTGACGACCGTGATTTCGTCGGAAACAAGCGACTCGAGTTAGCAGGACAACTTCTCTCCCTGCTTTTTGAAGATTTATTCAAGCAATTTTGTGGCAACGTCAAGAGCAGCATCGACAAGGTTCTTAAGAAGGACAACAGAGCTGTTCCTCTTGATGCCGTTAACATGATCAGCAACCACGCCAACATGATTGGTCAGGGTATCAATCGAGCTATCCAGACAGGAAACTGGACCGTCAAGCGTTTCAACATGAACCGAGCCGGTGTTACCCACGTCCTCAGTCGTCTAAGCTACATCAGCGCTCTCGGTATGATGACTCGAATTAGCTCGCAGTTTGAAAAGACCCGTAAAGTCTCCGGTCCTCGTGCTCTTCAACCCTCGCAATGGGGTATGCTTTGCACCTCAGATACACCCGAAGGTGAAGCTTGTGGTTTGGTCAAGAACTTGGCTCTCATGACGCACATCACAACCAACGTAGAGGAAGCGCCAGTCAAGCGATGGGTCTTCACCCTGGATGCCGGTGTGGAACCTATTCGGAACTTCTCAGGCGGAGAAATGCACCGCGAGACTTCGTACGTCATTCACATAAACGGAACCCCATTCGCATTGACCAGATACCCGAAGCGATTTGCGGGTAAGTTCAGAACGATGAGAAGGCGCGGCTGGATTTCTCCCTTCGTCAGCATTCATATCAACAATCACTTCAACGCAGTCCACATTGCCACCGATGAAGGACGTATTTGCCGACCTTACATCATTGTCAAGAACGGAAAGCCCAAGCTCAAGGAGGAACACCTGAGACTTTTGCAACTGGGCAAGGCTACGTTCGACGATTTTTTAACTCATGGTATTGTCGAGTATCTTGACGTCAACGAAGAGAACGACACTCTCGTTGCTCTCTACGAGAAAGACGTTACCCCTCTTACTACACACATGGAAATCGAGCCTTTCACTGTTCTTGGCGCAGTCGCTGGTCTCATTCCCTTCCCTCACCACAACCAATCTCCTCGAAACACCTACCAATGCGCCATGGGTAAACAAGCTATTGGCGCTATCGCATACAACCAATTTAACCGTATCGACACCCTGCTTTACACCCTTGTCTATCCGCAAAGACCAATGGTCATCTCAAAGACAATTCAGCTTGTCAACTACGATAAACTCCCCGCTGGTCAGAACGCAACAGTTATTGTCATGTCGTACTCGGGCTACGATATTGAGGACGCGTTAGTCTTGAATAAGGCATCATGTGATCGCGGTTTCGGACGCTGCCAAGTATTCCGCAAGTACACAGCCGAGCTGCAAAAGTACCCCAACGGCCGACGCGAACGCATTGGTGATCCGGTCAACGACGAAAACGGCAGGACGACCAAGCACGAGGCCTTGGACGACGATGGTCTCGCCATTGTGGGCTACAAGGTCAATTCTGGCGAGGTCATGATCAAGAAGGAAACACCTCTCGATACTGGATCCACAGGTATCGGCATGGATCGTGGACCAAGCGAATTCAGAGATTCCTCCATCTCATACAGAATTGCGGACCCCGCATACATCGACAAGGTGATGGTGTCCCACACGGAGAGAGAAACGATGGTGGTCAAGGTTCAGACACGACAGACAAGAAGACCAGAGCTTGGTGACAAGTTCTCGTCCCGTCACGGACAAAAGGGTGTTGTTGGAATCATCGTCGACCAAGAGGATTTGCCATTCTCTGACACTGGCCTGGTTCCCGATATCATCATGAACCCTCACGGTTTCCCGTCCCGTATGACTGTTGGCAAGCTGCTTGAATGCTTGACTGGCAAGGCTTCGGTTCTGGACGGACGAAAAGACTACGGATTTGGCGACGCTTTCCGCTCTCACCCCCTGGAACAGATGAGCGCTGCCCTGGTCGATCACGGTTTCTCCTGGGAAGGCAAAGACTACTTCACTTCGGGTATCACTGGAGAGCCTCTGGAAGCTTACATCTTCAACGGACCCATCTACTACCAGCGCCTGAAGCACATGGTGCAAGATAAGATGCACTCTCGTTCTCGTGGTCCCAGAGCCATCCTTACCCGCCAACCCACAGAAGGTCGTTCCAGAGATGGTGGTCTCCGTCTGGGTGAGATGGAGCGCGATTGTTTGATTGCGTACGGTGCATCCCAGCTACTGCTTGAGCGTCTCATGATTAGTTCCGACGGAACGCAGATTGATATTTGCCAGCAGTGCGGTTTGTTCGGTTACAAGGGTTACTGCCACACGTGCAAGAGCACCAGGGAGGTTACACAGATGACGATGCCCTACGCCGCCAAACTTCTGGTGCAGGAGCTCATCAGTATGAACGTCGGCGTGAGGCTGCAGCTCGCAGACGAGTTCCCTCACCCGAGATGA
- a CDS encoding major facilitator superfamily transporter translates to MVFIYLGKKAYRAMKGSGKTQTTPATESTATEGSTSENITYQDKNNQTPLERTSSTPTCGHQFDPASGPCPTCKSERKAQLKYRVKIFAGLVLPFVVQALDVTIVASALPWIAADFHETRQLNWIIAAFNLTSAAFIPFWGQIADIFGRHVSIQTCLVLMLIGSALCTGAPTDAFPVLLLGRGFQGLACAGLNVLVRIVIADKVTLRENAKNWAIFSFLGGVLGWGLGPVLGGYITSGSSWRWCFGINLPIAFVSMFILYFVLRSELLGPQPISQLDETTETGRRTTFKKRLQTIDIGGQLLFLFGFGLLVLGLTWAGATYSWTSPAVLVTLILGVVISILFIVWEYHMSPGKALARRFPWQKAMIPWELVRNRDIGLLFYTSFATGMAMYSVLYFCNIYFTMVKLWSADQSGVQLLYFTPGLAVGVYASAFMCNGWPRKTFPPIFLGSILEMLGIGLLAWALWTEHNPTVYGMMALTGVGTGLRIMPVPLHGVGYFPKKIAAVISLMAVAYPFGGTLGLTIMTTVFNNASGIGEDSPLRDFEALSRLPAAMQQQITHDAKMGVVWAFVAICPFMVLCTVSASLLGNVYISKVEEGKDERQNEIYEGVYLLSYFRKGGNAKNIRREHLSGGESTLE, encoded by the exons ATGGTTTTCATCTACTTGGGGAAGAAGGCCTACCGGGCCATGAAGGGTTCGGGCAAAACGCAAACGACACCAGCCACAGAGTCAACAGCAACAGAAGGATCAACAAGTGAGAACATAACCTACCAGGACAAGAACAACCAAACCCCCTTAGAAAGAACTTCGAGTACACCGACTTGCGGTCACCAATTCGATCCGGCCTCTGGGCCCTGCCCAACATGCAAGTCTGAGCGCAAGGCCCAGCTCAAGTACAGAGTCAAGATCTTTGCTGGCCTAGTACTCCCCTTTGTAGTCCAAGCCTTGGACGTGACAATC GTCGCCAGTGCCTTGCCTTGGATTGCAGCCGACTTCC ACGAGACTCGCCAACTCAACTGGATCATCGCAGCCTTCAACCTCACATCGGCCGCTTTCATCCCATTCTGGGGCCAGATCGCCGACATCTTTGGACGACACGTCTCGATACAGACCTGTTTGGTGCTGATGCTCATTGGCAGCGCGCTGTGTACCGGCGCCCCGACAGATGCCTTCCCCGTCCTCCTGCTCGGCCGCGGCTTCCAAGGCCTGGCGTGTGCTGGCCTCAATGTCCTCGTCCGCATCGTCATCGCCGACAAGGTGACCCTGCGCGAGAACGCCAAGAACTGGGcaatcttctccttcttgggAGGTGTGTTGGGATGGGGTCTGGGCCCTGTCCTGGGAG GATACATCACGAGCGGTTCTTCTTGGCGATGGTGCTTCGGCATCAACCTGCCCATCGCCTTCGTCAGCATGTTCATCCTCTACTTCGTCCTGCGTTCCGAACTCCTCGGGCCGCAACCCATTTCCCAGCTCGACGAGACGACCGAGACGGGCCGACGAACAACCTTCAAAAAGCGTCTGCAGACAATCGACATCGGAGGCCAGCTTCTCTTCCTCTTTGGCTTCGGTCTCCTGGTCCTCGGCTTGACGTGGGCCGGTGCCACATACTCGTGGACTAGCCCCGCCGTTCTTGTGACGCTCATCCTGGGCGTTGTGATCAGCATCCTGTTCATCGTCTGGGAGTACCACATGTCCCCAGGCAAGGCACTGGCCCGTCGCTTCCCGTGGCAAAAGGCCATGATTCCCTGGGAGTTGGTTCGTAACAGGGATATCGGCCTCTTGTTCTACACCTCTTTCGCGACGGGCATGGCCATGTACTCTGTACTGTACTTTTGCAACATCTACTTCACAATGGTGAAGCTTTGGTCGGCGGACCAGTCTGGCGTACAGCTGCTGTACTTTACTCCAGGCTTGGCGG TTGGTGTCTACGCCTCGGCTTTCATGTGCAACGGCTGGCCGCGCAAGACGTTTCCGCCCATCTTTCTCGGATCGATCCTCGAAATGCTCGGCATCGGCTTGTTGGCGTGGGCACTTTGGACAGAACACAACCCAACCGTATACGGGATGATGGCTCTCACTGGTGTCGGAACCGGTCTTCGTATTATGCCCG TCCCTCTTCACGGTGTCGGCTACTTCCCCAAGAAGATCGCAGCCGTCATTTCTCTCATGGCAGTCGCCTACCCCTTTGGCGGAACGTTGGGCCTGACCATCATGACGACCGTCTTCAACAACGCTTCTGGCATCGGTGAGGACTCGCCCCTGAGAGACTTTGAGGCCCTCAGCCGTCTGCCGGCGGCCATGCAACAACAGATTACCCACGACGCCAAGATGGGCGTCGTCTGGGCGTTTGTCGCCATCTGTCCTTTTATGGTCCTC TGCACGGTATCGGCTTCGCTTCTTGGCAATGTCTATATTAGCAAAGTCGAGGAGGGCAAGGATGAAAGGCAGAACGAAATCTACGAGGGCGTGTATTTGCTTAGCTATTTCCGCAAGGGAGGCAATGCCAAGAATATCAGAAGGGAGCATTTGTCGGGCGGGGAGTCGACTTTGGAGTAG
- a CDS encoding choline/Carnitine O-acyltransferase, translating into MPTQVRIFSRPRPLGETLEKAIPPSSVPRSIPDTSDLWRQVEPSKPKQSTEATRSMAVYTDKSVEGGVTFAAQEKLKHLPIPELEATAQKYLTALKPLQSAREHSETKQALQDFLKHDGPALQEKLKTYAQDKTSYIEQFWYDSYLNFDNPVVLNLNPFFLLEDDPTPARNNQVTRAASLVVSALEFVRAVRKEELPPDTVKGQPLCMYQYSRLFGTARVPTENGCQIEQDPESKHIIVMCHGQFYWFDVLDNNNDLIMSEKDVSINLQTIIDDAAQTPIQDAAKGALGVLSTENRKIWSGLRDVLTREEGSNNADCLGIVDSALFVLCLDYTEPVDADALCGNMLCGTSLVEKGVQIGTCTNRWYDKLQIIVCKNGSAGINFEHTGVDGHTVLRFASDVYTDTILRFARTINGQAPTLWASTSPDPAKRDPDSFGEVNTTPHKLEWDMNPELSVAVRFAETRLADLIEQNEFKTLDFKHYGKNFMTSMGFSPDAFVQMAFQAAYYGLYGRVECTYEPAMTKIFLHGRTEAIRSVSEESVNFVQTFWADNPAEHKVEALRKACQRHVNSTRECAKAEGCDRHLYALFCTWQRSMDDEVSGSSNGYSSPIDALSEQDVSESAVGSPGRDSVLSLNGAELQSSSTGRARGDSTNSRNGNNQASMPQIFADSGWDKLNNTIMSTSNCGNPSLRQFGFGPTSGDGFGIGYIIKDESISICVSSKHRQTKRFVDTLESYLLEVRRILRITSRRGTGGAGMGAAKQTRARELDLQARPKPPKGIKSRGRLITAHDAIKTSVARSSTGTQSPTEESVTLSEDDELGGYGFFDAGMLLQALKARGENMDPGETKPSERAAVQARRREIGKKLRLIDY; encoded by the exons ATGCCCACTCAAGTCAGAATCTTTTCGCGACCTAGGCCACTCGGTGAGACTCTCGAAAAGGCCATTCCTCCTTCCTCGGTTCCACGTTCCATCCCAGACACCTCAGATCTTTGGAGACAAGTCGAACCGTCAAAACCGAAGCAGAGTACAGAAGCCACTCGCTCTATGGCAGTATACACAGACAAGTCCGTCGAGGGCGGTGTCACATTCGCTGCCCAGGAAAAGCTCAAGCATTTGCCTATCCCCGAATTGGAAGCTACCGCGCAAAAGTATCTCACTGCCCTCAAGCCGTTACAGTCTGCGCGAGAACATTCGGAGACCAAGCAGGCGCTACAGGACTTCCTGAAGCACGATGGCCCGGCTTTGCAGGAAAAGCTGAAGACGTACGCACAGGACAAGACGAGTTATATTGAACAATTCT GGTATGATTCATACCTAAACTTTGATAACCCGGTTGTGCTTAATCTCAACCCGTTTTTCCTGCTGGAAGATGATCCCACTCCTGCAAGAAACAACCAGGTGACCCGAGCGGCATCGCTCGTGGTGTCGGCTCTGGAGTTCGTGAGAGCAGTTCGCAAGGAGGAGTTGCCTCCAGACACGGTGAAAGGCCAGCCTCTTTGCATGTACCAATACTCTAGGCTCTTCGGAACAGCACGTGTACCCACGGAAAATGGATGCCAAATCGAGCAGGACCCGGAGTCAAAGCACATTATTGTCATGTGCCATGGCCAGTTCTACTGGTTCGACGTTTTGGACAACAACAATGATCTCATCATGAGCGAGAAAGATGTTTCCATCAACCTGCAGACCATCATCGACGATGCTGCCCAAACACCGATTCAGGATGCGGCCAAGGGGGCCCTTGGCGTTCTCAGCACGGAGAACCGGAAGATCTGGTCGGGACTGAGAGATGTCCTGACACGGGAGGAAGGTTCAAACAACGCCGACTGCCTGGGCATTGTCGATTCGGCCCTTTTCGTTCTGTGTCTCGACTACACCGAGCCGGTTGACGCCGACGCTCTTTGTGGTAACATGCTGTGCGGCACCAGCTTGGTCGAGAAAGGTGTGCAAATCGGAACCTGCACCAATAGATGGTACGACAAGCTGCAAATCATTGTATGCAAGAACGGTAGCGCCGGAATCAACTTTGAGCACACAGGTGTCGACGGTCACACGGTGCTGCGATTCGCCAGCGATGTGTACACGGACACCATCCTCCGCTTCGCCCGGACCATCAACGGCCAAGCCCCGACCCTCTGGGCCTCCACCAGCCCCGACCCGGCGAAGCGCGATCCGGACAGCTTCGGCGAGGTCAACACAACGCCGCACAAGCTCGAGTGGGACATGAACCCGGAGCTCAGCGTCGCCGTTCGTTTTGCAGAGACCCGTCTCGCCGACCTCATTGAGCAAAATGAGTTCAAGACGCTCGACTTTAAGCACTACGGCAAGAATTTCATGACCTCAATGGGCTTCTCCCCCGACGCCTTTGTGCAGATGGCCTTCCAGGCCGCCTACTACGGGCTCTACGGCCGTGTCGAGTGTACCTACGAACCCGCCATGACCAAGATCTTCCTCCATGGCCGCACCGAGGCCATCCGCAGCGTCTCGGAGGAGTCAGTCAACTTTGTCCAGACGTTTTGGGCTGACAACCCAGCCGAGCACAAGGTCGAGGCCCTGAGGAAGGCGTGCCAGCGACACGTCAACAGCACGCGCGAATGCGCCAAGGCAGAGGGCTGCGATCGCCACCTCTACGCCCTCTTCTGCACCTGGCAGCGCTCCATGGACGATGAGGTCTCCGGCAGCTCCAACGGCTACTCGAGCCCCATCGACGCCCTCTCAGAGCAGGACGTCAGCGAGTCCGCCGTCGGGAGCCCCGGCCGGGATTCGGTGCTCTCCCTCAACGGCGCCGAGCTGCAGTCCTCTTCTACTGGCCGCGCCCGCGGCGACAGCACCAACTCGCGCAACGGCAACAACCAGGCCTCGATGCCACAAATCTTCGCCGACTCGGGCTGGGACAAGCTTAACAACACAATCATGTCGACATCAAACTGCGGCAACCCCTCCCTGCGCCAGTTCGGCTTCGGCCCCACGTCGGGTGACGGCTTCGGCATTGGCTACATCATCAAGGACGAGAGCATCTCCATCTGCGTGTCGAGCAAGCACCGCCAGACAAAACGCTTCGTCGATACGCTTGAGAGCTACCTCCTCGAGGTGCGACGGATCCTCCGCATCACGTCCCGCCGCGGCACCGGCGGTGCGGGCATGGGCGCCGCCAAGCAGACGCGCGCGCGCGAGCTCGATCTCCAGGCGAGGCCGAAGCCGCCGAAGGGGATCAAGTCGCGCGGCCGGCTTATTACCGCGCACGACGCCATCAAGACCTCTGTCGCGAGGTCTTCGACGGGCACGCAGTCGCCTACGGAGGAGAGTGTTACGCTTAGTGAGGATGATGAGCTTGGAGGAT ACGGCTTTTTTGACGCAGGCATGCTTCTCCAAGCACTCAAGGCTCGCGGAGAGAACATGGACCCCGGAGAGACGAAACCCTCTGAGCGCGCGGCAGTACAGGCGCGCCGGAGGGAGATTGGGAAGAAGCTGCGGCTGATTGACTATTAG
- a CDS encoding DNA repair protein RAD57: MSDLLQLIPDFPVRQFAGLLQALERHQLSVTDLLTQDVVDIGKRTQLPLLDIKRLCAAVVDALHRDFGSANEPPKASRFLKRSLTDLENQWSTISTLDDSLDRALGGGIPAGYVTEITGESGAGKTQFLLSLLLAVQLPPPYGLGRPAIYITTEAQLSTKRLSQILSSNPRFADLSPEDKPSLDGILSTSTPDLESQEHILQFQVPVEVERRNTGLIVLDSVASNYRAEFERGALGNHGSNMGARSNELTRLGALLRELAQTYNLAVVVANQVADRFSSPFAPVATPRAAPTAAAPSFTQESPLASRSRGLRAFSPSAVEPTSSIAEHVRSSMPEPPGLDDFGPPAPPALAFDHQQRWFTGWGDDPFADYGLKTPSLGLVWSTQIACRIALFKKPVYGVHRHIEDEADDRGMPALKNWRRWMKVVFAPHSRATGQGLDGAVEFSVTMAGLKAVTKKEADDN, from the coding sequence ATGTCCGACCTGCTCCAACTGATACCTGACTTCCCTGTTAGGCAGTTTGCTGGACTGTTGCAGGCTCTGGAACGCCATCAGCTTTCCGTCACAGATTTACTAACTCAGGATGTCGTTGACATAGGCAAGCGCACTCAACTGCCTTTGCTTGACATCAAAAGACTTTGCGCTGCCGTCGTCGATGCCCTCCATCGCGACTTTGGCTCTGCCAACGAGCCGCCAAAGGCTAGCCGGTTTCTCAAGCGCTCTCTGACGGATCTTGAGAATCAATGGTCTACCATTAGCACTCTAGACGACTCTCTTGACCGAGCTTTGGGGGGAGGAATCCCAGCCGGCTATGTGACCGAGATCACGGGCGAAAGCGGCGCTGGAAAAACGCAATTTCTGCTATCCTTATTGCTGGCCGTTCAATTGCCGCCGCCGTATGGCTTAGGGCGCCCGGCCATATACATCACAACAGAGGCACAGTTGTCCACCAAGCGTCTATCGCAAATACTGTCATCCAATCCGCGGTTCGCAGACCTCTCACCGGAAGACAAGCCGTCTCTAGACGGTATCCTCAGTACTTCGACACCTGACCTTGAGTCACAGGAGCACATTCTCCAATTTCAAGTCCCCGTAGAAGTTGAGAGGCGGAATACTGGACTCATCGTCTTGGACTCTGTCGCCTCTAACTATCGAGCCGAATTTGAGCGAGGGGCTCTTGGTAATCATGGGTCAAATATGGGAGCCCGAAGCAACGAACTCACGCGACTTGGAGCCTTGCTTAGAGAGCTGGCCCAAACATACAACTTGGCTGTTGTTGTCGCCAACCAAGTCGCGGATCGCTTCTCCAGTCCTTTTGCGCCCGTGGCGACTCCTAGAGCGGCGCCCACGGCCGCTGCTCCGAGTTTCACTCAGGAAAGTCCACTGGCATCGCGGAGCAGAGGGCTGAGAGCTTTCTCACCGTCGGCGGTCGAACCGACATCGTCCATAGCTGAGCATGTTCGTTCTAGTATGCCTGAACCTCCCGGTCTGGATGACTTCGGCCCGCCTGCGCCTCCCGCGCTCGCATTTGACCACCAGCAACGGTGGTTCACGGGATGGGGCGACGATCCGTTTGCAGACTATGGGCTCAAGACGCCCAGTCTAGGTCTTGTGTGGTCAACACAGATTGCGTGCCGCATCGCGCTTTTCAAGAAGCCCGTGTATGGAGTGCATCGGCACATAGAAGATGAAGCCGATGATCGGGGCATGCCGGCGCTCAAGAACTGGCGACGATGGATGAAAGTGGTCTTCGCTCCTCACTCGAGAGCTACGGGGCAGGGTTTGGATGGCGCTGTCGAGTTTTCAGTGACCATGGCTGGACTGAAAGCTGTGACCAAAAAAGAAGCCGATGACAACTGA